Proteins encoded within one genomic window of Vidua macroura isolate BioBank_ID:100142 chromosome 2, ASM2450914v1, whole genome shotgun sequence:
- the VGLL3 gene encoding transcription cofactor vestigial-like protein 3 isoform X2 produces MQESLEVTLPNKQEEDEKDQPAEMEYLNSRCVLFTYFQGDIGSVVDEHFSRALSQASSFNSETALSKSKAGLSPLWRESSTISSQRSGFPTSFWTSSYQPPPPPCLSGVHPDFPVTAPGTFPTPDPSSWPGHGLHQSAPPAPPAASESWHYPLASQVSPSYAHMHDVYVHRHHPHPHVHHHHHHHHHGAGSHRDPRYGSLLVPSVRAARIPAPQRDVTKADPAAVAGATSAWAGAFHGTVDIVPSFGFDTGLQHQDKSKEAAWF; encoded by the exons ATGCAGGAGTCTCTGGAAGTGACCCTTCCCAACAAGCAAGAGGAGGATGAGAAAGACCAGCCTGCCGAGATGGAGTACCTGAACTCTCGCTGTGTCCTGTTCACTTACTTCCAGGGAGACATTGGTTCAGTGGTGGATGAGCACTTCTCAAGAGCTTTGAGCCAAGCCAGCAGCTTCAATTCAGAGACTGCCCTTTCCAAGAGCAAGGCTGGGCTGAGTCCTCTGTGGAGAG AAAGCTCGACAATTTCAAGCCAAAGGAGTGGATTCCCAACCTCGTTTTGGACCAGCTCTTAccagcctcctcctccaccctgcTTAAGCGGAGTGCACCCCGATTTCCCCGTGACTGCACCAGGCACCTTCCCGACACCGGATCCCAGCAGCTGGCCAGGACACGGCCTTCACCAGAGCGCCCCGCCTGCTCCCCCGGCCGCCTCCGAGTCCTGGCATTACCCCTTAGCGTCTCAGGTGAGCCCCTCGTACGCACACATGCACGACGTGTACGTGCACCGCCACCACCCCCACCCCCACGtgcaccaccaccaccaccaccaccaccacggCGCCGGCTCGCACCGCGACCCCCGCTACGGCTCGCTGCTGGTGCCCTCGGTGCGCGCCGCCAGGATCCCCGCTCCCCAGCGTGACGTGACCAAGGCGGACCCCGCTGCCGTCGCCGGCGCTACCTCAGCCTGGGCCGGAGCCTTCCACGGGACGGTGGACATCGTGCCGAGCTTTGGGTTTGATACAG